From Aristaeella lactis, the proteins below share one genomic window:
- a CDS encoding right-handed parallel beta-helix repeat-containing protein — MIYYVSANAPREGNGSKEMPFRRINDAARIAVPGDEVIVAPGIYREYVNPVNAGTEEKRITYRSEKPLGAVITGAELLTGWKKVKGTTWTARVNNGIFGTYNPYKEVVCGDWYFSPVIRHTGSVYLNDAAMYECSSLEECEAGKPDPHAWTQDEAKYLWYTEQDGEETVLYANFHGKDPNKQKVEISVRRNCFMPDKTGIGYITVSGFLITKAATTWAPPAAYQDGMIGPHWSRGWIIEDCEVSNSRCCGISLGKYLDPENDMYFFHKKVKSPTQMERDAVCRGQYHGWLKEKVGGHIIRRCNVHHCEQTGIVGRMGGVFSTIEDCHIHHICNSQQLGGAETAGIKLHAAIDVTIRRNHIHNCIMGVWLDWEAQGARVSQNLMHDNCRPEGREQARGAMFSTDIFVEVGHGPTLIDNNVLMSPVSITIPSEGIACVHNLILGGFSLINSGVDSVVNGQREPRYTPYHIRHRTEVAGFMTILHGDDRIYNNLFIQAYPIQDKERKPTDAEYQTVGTAPFDIFPTYEEWFAPFVPGAKPDMGALAKVHFGHLPVWVEGNAYFNGATVCKHEKHKLLDKRSKVTIALEEKDGKYSLKTNVYAKLKNFKDGIICTETLGKAFEPEQRFENPDGTDIVFDRDYFGNHRGTETIPGPFASAEDAEKILY, encoded by the coding sequence ATGATCTATTACGTAAGTGCAAATGCCCCCCGGGAAGGCAACGGATCCAAAGAAATGCCCTTCAGGCGCATCAATGACGCGGCCAGAATCGCGGTGCCCGGCGATGAAGTCATCGTGGCTCCGGGTATCTACCGTGAGTACGTCAATCCCGTGAACGCCGGTACCGAGGAGAAACGGATCACTTACAGAAGTGAAAAGCCCCTCGGAGCAGTCATTACCGGTGCTGAACTGCTGACGGGATGGAAAAAGGTCAAGGGAACAACCTGGACCGCACGGGTGAACAACGGCATATTCGGGACCTACAATCCCTATAAGGAAGTCGTATGCGGAGACTGGTATTTTTCTCCTGTGATCCGTCATACCGGATCGGTCTACCTGAATGACGCAGCGATGTACGAGTGCTCCTCCCTGGAGGAATGCGAAGCCGGCAAACCGGATCCCCACGCCTGGACGCAGGACGAGGCGAAATACCTGTGGTATACGGAGCAGGACGGAGAGGAAACCGTACTGTACGCCAACTTCCACGGAAAGGATCCCAACAAGCAGAAAGTGGAGATCAGCGTCCGCCGGAACTGCTTCATGCCTGACAAGACCGGCATCGGATACATTACCGTAAGCGGCTTCCTGATCACCAAGGCAGCCACAACATGGGCGCCGCCGGCTGCATACCAGGACGGCATGATCGGACCGCACTGGTCCCGGGGATGGATCATTGAGGACTGTGAAGTCAGCAACAGCCGCTGCTGCGGTATCTCCCTGGGCAAGTACCTGGATCCGGAAAATGATATGTATTTCTTCCACAAGAAGGTAAAGAGCCCCACCCAGATGGAGCGGGACGCGGTCTGCCGCGGACAGTATCACGGCTGGCTGAAGGAAAAGGTGGGCGGCCATATCATCCGGCGCTGCAACGTGCATCACTGCGAACAGACCGGTATTGTCGGCCGTATGGGCGGCGTGTTCTCAACGATCGAGGACTGCCATATTCATCACATCTGCAACAGCCAGCAGCTTGGCGGCGCGGAAACCGCCGGCATCAAACTGCATGCTGCGATCGACGTGACGATCCGGCGCAACCATATCCACAACTGTATTATGGGCGTATGGCTTGACTGGGAGGCACAGGGTGCCCGCGTCAGCCAGAACCTGATGCATGACAACTGCCGGCCGGAAGGACGAGAACAGGCCCGCGGAGCGATGTTCTCCACCGATATCTTTGTGGAGGTCGGCCACGGCCCCACGCTGATCGACAATAACGTGCTGATGAGCCCGGTCAGCATCACGATCCCCTCGGAAGGCATTGCCTGTGTGCATAACCTGATCCTGGGCGGCTTCAGCCTGATCAACAGCGGCGTGGACAGCGTGGTGAACGGACAGCGGGAGCCCCGGTATACGCCCTATCACATCCGCCACCGGACGGAGGTGGCAGGCTTTATGACCATTCTGCACGGAGATGACCGGATCTACAACAACCTGTTCATCCAGGCCTATCCGATCCAGGACAAGGAAAGGAAGCCCACGGACGCTGAATACCAGACTGTGGGCACGGCGCCCTTTGATATCTTCCCGACCTACGAAGAGTGGTTCGCTCCTTTTGTTCCCGGCGCGAAACCCGATATGGGCGCCCTGGCCAAAGTCCATTTCGGTCATCTGCCGGTATGGGTTGAGGGCAACGCCTACTTCAACGGGGCGACTGTATGCAAGCATGAAAAGCATAAGCTGTTGGACAAACGGTCCAAGGTGACGATCGCCCTGGAGGAAAAGGACGGGAAGTACAGCCTGAAGACCAATGTGTACGCGAAGCTGAAGAACTTTAAAGACGGAATCATCTGCACAGAGACACTGGGAAAGGCCTTCGAACCCGAACAGCGGTTCGAAAACCCGGACGGAACGGATATCGTGTTTGACCGTGACTACTTCGGCAATCACCGCGGAACCGAAACCATTCCCGGACCTTTTGCCAGTGCTGAAGACGCGGAAAAGATCCTGTACTGA
- a CDS encoding acyl-[acyl-carrier-protein] thioesterase — protein MYNTYDETFTLRPRDCDLNEKWRPSAILETMQDAAGAHSILLGCGRDELIRKNMVWVIARCELHMDRYPSVGEQITVHTFPTPTRICFFPRYYIFTDAHGEMIGKAGTLWLLLDVATRRMLPPGDVGKLIPDNKDLSVPMNLPATVGNLQGEEFVSEYRPVYTDLDVNGHVNNTRYADWLCNTLGVDIMTEYEPEHIILNYNHEVLPGHVVTLHRILKDSEYRLCGKIGDTTAFEIGGTLRKRV, from the coding sequence ATGTATAACACCTATGATGAAACTTTTACCCTGCGGCCCAGGGACTGCGACCTGAATGAAAAATGGCGTCCCAGTGCCATTCTGGAAACCATGCAGGATGCCGCCGGCGCCCACAGCATTCTGCTCGGCTGCGGCCGGGATGAACTGATCAGGAAAAATATGGTCTGGGTGATCGCCCGGTGCGAGCTGCACATGGATCGTTATCCCTCTGTCGGTGAGCAGATTACAGTCCATACCTTCCCGACCCCGACCCGGATCTGCTTCTTCCCCAGGTACTATATCTTTACGGATGCCCATGGCGAAATGATCGGCAAGGCCGGTACCCTCTGGCTCCTGCTGGATGTGGCTACCCGCCGTATGCTGCCGCCCGGGGATGTCGGAAAGCTGATCCCGGACAACAAGGATCTTTCTGTTCCCATGAACCTGCCCGCCACAGTCGGCAATCTCCAGGGAGAAGAATTTGTCAGCGAATACCGTCCGGTCTATACCGACCTGGACGTCAACGGCCACGTTAACAACACCCGCTACGCGGACTGGCTCTGCAACACGCTGGGGGTTGACATCATGACGGAATACGAACCGGAGCATATCATCCTGAACTACAATCACGAAGTGCTTCCCGGTCACGTTGTGACCCTGCACCGCATCCTGAAGGACAGCGAATACCGTCTCTGCGGCAAGATCGGAGACACCACCGCCTTTGAGATCGGCGGAACCCTTCGCAAACGCGTGTAA
- a CDS encoding DUF1643 domain-containing protein, which translates to MRHIPSSDTVHAGVLSFEEALIPSAADFDRRRWIYVPDHYSEYRYILGTRGTHPLVCIGINPSTAIPDRLDNTLKSAERIALHNGYDSFVMFNVYAQRATDPDDMEKELNPVLHRENMKAFDWLLSQFPAPPDLWAAWGSIIEKRPYLPGCVLDMAAVGSRHGSRWFTAGPRSKAGHPHHPLYLKKDSPLDPFTDLTDYLHSLEKGTRR; encoded by the coding sequence ATGCGCCACATACCCTCATCTGATACAGTTCATGCCGGAGTCCTTTCTTTTGAGGAAGCGCTCATCCCTTCCGCTGCGGACTTTGACCGTCGCCGTTGGATCTATGTGCCGGATCACTATAGTGAATACCGGTATATTCTGGGCACCAGGGGCACTCATCCCCTGGTCTGTATAGGCATCAATCCTTCCACCGCCATTCCGGACCGGCTTGACAACACCCTGAAATCAGCCGAGCGCATCGCGCTGCATAACGGATATGATTCCTTTGTGATGTTCAATGTTTATGCCCAGCGCGCTACAGATCCGGATGATATGGAAAAGGAACTCAATCCTGTACTCCACCGGGAAAACATGAAGGCTTTTGACTGGCTTCTCTCTCAGTTTCCGGCCCCGCCGGACCTGTGGGCAGCATGGGGATCCATCATCGAAAAGCGGCCCTACCTTCCCGGTTGTGTTCTGGATATGGCCGCTGTGGGCAGCCGCCACGGATCCCGTTGGTTCACGGCCGGTCCCCGAAGCAAGGCGGGCCACCCGCATCATCCCCTTTACCTGAAAAAAGACTCCCCCCTTGATCCTTTCACAGACTTGACAGACTATCTTCACTCCCTGGAAAAGGGAACCCGGAGGTAA